DNA sequence from the Butyricimonas faecalis genome:
AGCACGGGCGCTTGTATTGATAATTATTACGTGTCGGGAAGCACTCCCTCGTTACTATCTGCCTTGATTGACTTCGCGAAAAAAGAATTTGCAGGGGAACAACCTCTTTTTGCCGTTTCCCACACTCGAGATGCAGAAACCTTCAAGACAAACGGTTTTATCGTTTCAAAAGAGTGGAAATTGTATATAAAAATGGTATATCCGCCAGCTTATGAAAATAAAAAAAAGCGTGTATAATGTCGTGCAAAACCGACTGGAACGAATCTTTTCCGATTTCGATAACGTGTACGTGTCTTTCTCCGGTGGCAAAGACAGCGGGGTTTTACTGAACCTTTGTATTGACTATATCCGTCAGCATAAGCTCAATCGAAAACTGGGCGTTTTCCACATGGACTACGAGGTGCAGTACAACGAGACGATCCGGTACGTGGACCGCACGCTCGCAGACAACGCGGACTTGCTGGAAGTTTACCGGGTATGTATCCCGTTCAAAGTCTCCACCTGTACCTCCATGTACCAGCGTTTCTGGCGCCCGTGGGACGACAATCTACGAGAACTATGGGTTAGGGATATGCCCCAAACATGCTATCGCAAAGAAGATTTTGATTTTTACACCGAACAGATGTGGGACTACGATTTTCAAGTCGGGTTCGCGGAATGGTATCACCGGAAGAAAAATGCCCGGCGCACTTGTTGCCTCATCGGGATTCGCACGCAGGAAAGTTACCACCGCTGGCAAGCCATCCACCGGGATAGGAATTACCACAGTTACAAGCACCTGAAATGGACACGCAAGGTAACGAGAAACATCTTCAACGCTTACCCCATATACGACTGGCTCACCACGGATGTCTGGACGGCCAACGGAAAATTTCAATGGGACTACAACCACTTGTACGATCTTTACTACCAAGCCGGGGTGCCTCTTGAAAGGCAGCGAGTGGCTAGTCCGTTTATCTCGCAGGCCCTTTCCAGCTTGAAGCTCTACCGGGCCATCGACCCGGATACGTGGGGTAAGATGATCAGCCGGGTCAACGGGGTTAATTTTACCGGGTTATACGGGGGAACATCCGCCATGGGCTGGCAAGCCATCACCCTACCGAAGAACATGACTTGGTCGGATTACTTCAAATTTCTCCTTTGCACCCTACCGGAAGAGGCAAGGGAAAACTACTTGCACAAGCTCTCCGTGAGCATGGAATTCTGGCGAAACAAAGGTGGTTGCCTGGCAGAAGAGACCATCGCCAAGCTCCGACAAATGGGAATCCCCATCACGGTTAGTGAATCGACAAATTACAAGACAGATAAAAAGCCCGTGCGCATGGATTATCAAGATGATATACATATCCCGGAGTTTAAAGAACTCCCCACGTTCAAGCGTATCTGTATTTGCATCTTGAAAAACGATCACGCCTGCAAATACATGGGATTTTCCCCCTTGAAAGCCGAACGAGAACGCCGGGCTAAGGTTATGCAAAAATATAAATCTATCATAGAGTCTTATGGAAGAATATAAAAGTCCCGTGTACAACGTTATTGCCGTCCCGGTTGACAAGGTGGTGGCCAATACCTACAACCCGAATGTCGTCGCTCCCCCGGAAATGAAGCTATTGGAACTATCCATCTGGGAAGACGGTTACACGATGCCCTGTGTCTGTTACTACATTCCGGAAAAGGATATTTATGAACTCGTGGATGGTTTTCACCGCTATAAAGTCATGAAGACCTCCCAACGTATCTTCGAACGGGAAAAAGGGTTACTCCCGGTCGTTGTCATCAATAAAGATATTTCCAACCGTATGGCCTCTACTATCCGGCACAACCGGGCAAGAGGAACACACAGTATCGAATTGATGACGGAAATCGTGGCCGAGCTGACCAAAGCCGGAATGTCCGACAGTTGGATCATGCGCAACATCGGGATGGATAAGGACGAGTTGCTCCGTTTAAAGCAAATCTCCGGCCTAGCAGAGTTATTTGCCGACAAGGAATTTAGCTTGACAGTAGATGATTGAGGCTAAATTAATTCGTTTTCCATTCCCCGATATTTCTTTCTTTCGGATCGAAATTGACTCCGATTTTCACAAGTTTCCGACCATCGACAGTATAGGGGATGAGATAACCCCGATCGTCTATCTGTGCAAGGGCTTGTTCTGCACTGCCGTCTAGCTTGAACTCGAAGACATAAATGTAGTCGGCAGTTTTCACAACAGCATCAGCCCGTCCTTTGGCACTTCGTATTTCAGCCTCGGAGAATTGTCCCATGAGCTTGAAAACGAGATAAAAGATGGTCTGGTAATAACGTTCAGTACGATCGTTCAACTCATAAGAGATTCCGGCAAAAAAAGCTCGCAGGCGAGCGAGGAAGGCATTGGGATCACCCGATTCCAACTCATGGATAAATTTACCAATATAGAAACTCGTGTCTGTTTCCTTGACTGGAGTATAAAATGGAGTAACAAAGTTGAGAAACCCATACTTTACTTCCTCATTGGGAAAACCGAGAGTGTATATCTGGAAACGTTCATCGTATTTCTTAATAGTCAAATAACCACTTTGGTAAATCATGGGAATTGGATTGTTGATGTCAGTCCGGTCATCAGTAAGGGATGCGGCAGAAACCTCTATACCATCGAGTTCACGTAAATCGAAATCTGTCTTTTTCAAGATTTCAACAAGAAAAGTGGGAGTCCCGCTAGCAAACCAGAAGTTATCGAACATGGTCGTGTCAAACACATTAAGTATACTAAACGGATTATAGACACCTACCCAATCTCGGTAGTTAAAATGATACCCGTCGTACATACGGGTGAGACGTTCCATGCAAGCCTCCCCGTCAAGGTTGTTTGCCTCGGCCAGAGACTTTAACTCCGGGGTAAAGTTTGCTCGAATCTCTTCACTGGTAAGGCCGCAAAGCGTGGCGTACCGGGGATCGAGACTAATATCTTTAAGTTGATTGAGATTACTGAATATTCCCATCTGTGCAAACTTGGTTACCCCGGTAATGAAAACAAGGCGTAACCACGGGTCAGCACTTTTCAACACGGAGTAGAAAGCGGTCAGCGTATCACGGAAGGCTTTTTGCAAAGTCTCATCATGAAAACTGTTGAGCAAAGGTTTATCATACTCGTCAATCAAGACAACAACCCCCCGTCCGGTTTTCTCGTACGCTTTTCGAATGACTTCCATGAAACGACCGGAGTGAGTAATCCCCTTGCCTCCGGTTTCATAAATCTCTTCCCAGTGAAGCAACTGCCGTTCCAACATATCGTGTAATCGGTCGGGAGAATCGTATTTTTCGGCATTCAGGTCGAGATGCAGCACGGCATGAACGTTCCACTCCGTTTCCAACTTTTCAATGGCAAGTCCCTTGAAAAGTTCCCGTTTGCCTAGAAAATAAGCCTCCATCGTTGAAAGCAACAGACTCTTACCAAAGCGCCGGGGACGGCTGAGAAAATAGGGCTTACCCATAGTCGCAAGACGATAGACAAACTCTGTTTTGTCTACATACATGAAATCGTTTTGACGAATGTATTCGAAACTCTGTATGCCAATAGGCATCTTACGAGGAAAGGATAATGCTTGATTCATAACCGTTCTGTTTGCTTTTATTTAGACAAAGTTACGAAAAACTTAGTTACAAAGTTCATAAAGTTTACAAATCCTCAAAGAGGAGGAATCTGTAAGACTTTATCAAACCGTTTCAAAGTATTTCATCAACTTGTCGTGAGGTACGGAGACACAGATACGGGAATAATCTTTCGCGTACTCTTGTCGGGTTTTCGTGAAGAAAGAGAGTGATACCGCACCGATATAATGTTTCAGTAGCTCTTCCTCACTACGATTCACGATCACGAAGATACCCCGCGGTGTGGTTCCATGATAAAACTCTTCAGCCAACAAACCTCTTCCCCGCAAATACTCGATATTTAAAGCTATATCCCGGGTGGTACGTTCTTTAAATTCAGTCACGGCCTTTTTCCCCTCCGGCGTTGTCAGTAAACGCAATACAAGTTCCTGTGCGAAACCGTTAATTCCATTCGTGTTATACATTACTCTCACCTCCAATTCATCATGCAATTCCTTGTTACACGTGTGGATAAATCCAAGTCGTTGTCCGCTTAAACCGACCGACTTACTAAAGCTCTCGGTAATAATCACGTTATCCAAGTTCATCAGATGCGTATAATAATCGTCCGAAGCATCCATAAACAACCGACGATAAGGACAATCATAAAAAATCACCACTCCGGCATCATTCAACACCCGAATGATGTTCAACTGTTCTTCGTCATCGTGCTTGTCTCCCAACGGGTTACTCGGATCGCTGATCAGCACGGCATTTCCCCGTAGACGATCGATCATAGAGAGTAAATCCGACTGACTGTCATATCCTTCGCTCTCCACGGAACGAATCTTGAGCATCTTGAAATAACATCCCCAATAGTACGAGGGCAAGAATAACTTTCCGATATTCACGGTCTGTGCCACGAGATCAAGGGCATGCATCCCTCCTGCCGTGATCAGTATATTATCCGGTGAAGACTTCCCGGCAAAGAACTCCTCGTTAATCGCCACCCGTAAGTCCGGACGTCCGGCCCCATGCGGGTAGACTTGAATCTCCGGAGAATTAAAGTCGATCGATTTCACGACTTCTGTCAAGTCGATATTTACCACTTGGTTCACACCCCTATTCAACGGCAAATACTCTTTCCCATTCTTCCGGGAAAGTTCTTTCAGCGTCTCCCCGATTTGCACGATACGGGAAAGAGCGGCCCCACTCTTATTTATTTTCATCGCAATCCAGCGTTTTAATTATTATCTTGTTTTAATCGTTCATTTATCAAATCTTTATACTCGTAATAAAGATCTTCAAGCAAAGGCATTTTCTCGGCAAAGAACGCGTATATCCGCTCATGATCTTCCACCCGGTAAAGATTCACTCCCGGCAATTCAAAATAAATAGCACTGATCTCCTGTCCTTCAACACCCCAATACTCCTCTTCCCATTTCAAATCGTCACCACACTCTGCCCGAAATAATGTCTGGTAAGAGAGCATACACTCATACACCTCAAATCGACGCAATTCGTTCTTATGATCTATCTGAAACAACACGAGAGCTTTCTCCCGATCCACGTAAAACTTCAATTGCGTAGATCGTATTTTTACCCCCGTCAGCACCCATTTCCGGTAAATATGTTTCCGTTTGCAATAACGCTTGAAACCATCCCAGAACTTTACTCGCATCTCTTTTGCCTCTTCTTTCGTGAACACTCCTTACAATTTAAACGTTCATATTAAAAAACATCATTCACGTCAATCAACGGGAAATGCTTTACATCTTAATTACAAGTAGAAATATAATCCCATCTAATATAGGTCTGTTTTAACTTTCCTCTATTTCCGATCATCCAGTTCGTTTGACTTACCACCTCGGAAGGCCATCCCTCTGGAAAATATTTTATTCGAAAATAAGTATTCAAAACCGCCTCATCTTTCACCTGCTTGTCAAATTCCTGCTCAAAATTAGAAGTTAACTCATCATTTCCCTTCACGCCTTGCATCAGCGCCCGAAGCAAATCTTTAACCTCTTCCCGTGGAATGTTATTATTTACATCAAACACCAATTCATAATCGCCCGTCTCGGCATCATATTCGACCGATGTATAAGAATCCGATGCATATTGATCTTCCGTGGCCTCCTCACTCGTTTGTGTCTGTCCCAATTCATAGGAATAACCATGGCATTGAAACAGTAATTCCAACTCCTCCACATATCCCTTCACCAATTCATCCATATCCACGTATTTCAAATAAGAAGTCATATCCAAACCGATCATTCGCAAACTATCCATGAGTGGCAACTGCATCAATTCATCACATGCCTCCTTGAAAAGGGCCTTTGCTTGTTTCTTTATCCCTTTCAAATTATCGTATCGCAAAATCTGCCCACACTCATCCGTGCGGAAACGAATGGTTGTGCCAACCAGCTTTTCACTCAACTTACGAACAAGCTGATTTTGGAAATCACCTATTTCAGAAGAGACTGTCGAGTCGCCTTCAAATGCCAAGAAACGGTATTCCATCGCGTATCCCTTCTTTGTCGAATCCGTAACCGTAACCATAACTTTTGTCCACACGCCGGATGTCCTCACCGTGTCCTCGCCATTCACACTCCATTCCGCCTCACTAATCCAGTAAACAAGTGTATCGTGTTTATTAAAATAGGCAATCACAGCTAGAGTCGAATCTATATCCTCCACCTCTTTCGTTGTGCTAAATTCAGTTTGTGCCGGAATAAAAGAGTAAAAGAAAAAGGCACAAATACCCATCCATACAATCAATATTTTTTTCATCCTTTCAAGTATTACAATAATTATACAAAATTACATCCCAGCAATAATTCCTGCAATATGTTACCCCTAAAATTTATTTATTTATCCAAATCCCGCCATTATTTCACAAGTTCTTTCTATATTTGTCTTAATGATAACATTGCTAGTTTGATTTTATGAATCCATTGAAGTATGCTGACATTAAAATACTATCAAGATAAAATCGAGGCCGGATGCGATGAAGCCGGTAGAGGATGTCTGGCAGGACCGGTTTTCGCGGCCGCGGTAATCCTCCCTGAAGACTTTTCCAACGAAATGCTCAATGACTCGAAACAACTCTCCGAAAAGAAACGGGAGGAGTTGCGCACGATCATTGAACGGGAATCCTTGGCATGGGCCGTAGCCAGCGTGGACAACAACGAGATCGACAAGATCAACATCCTCAATGCCTCCATCGAAGGGATGCACCGGGCTCTGGCGCAATTAAGAATCACTCCGGAACACATTCTGATTGATGGCAACCGATTCAAACCCTACCGGAATATCGAACACCATTGTATCGTAAAAGGGGACGGGAAATACATGGCCATCGCGGCAGCCTCCATTTTGGCCAAAACACACCGGGACGAATACATGAAAAAATTGCATGACAAGTATCCCGTTTACGATTGGATCAGCAACAAAGGCTACCCGACTAAAAAACATCGGGCAGGCATTTTACTCCATGGTATCACCCCTTACCATCGACAAAGTTTCACGTTGCTCGACCCGCAATTAAAACTGGATTTCGATCATTAAAAATAACAAATGGTACAATAGTTGTTACACTTTGTAGTGTGGATCAACTTTTAGTTTTTAACTTATAACTTTTAACTTAATTCTATGCCCGTAATCAATTCCATCATATCCATGTTCTCGAGCAAAAGATTAGCACAAATCGATTTCTTCAAAGAAAATCCGATTCAAGTGCAACGAGACACGTTGGTTGAATTACTTCGCAGAGCTGCCGAAACGGAATACGGACTAAAATACGATTTTAATTCTATTCTGACGGCCGAACAATATCGGGAGCGCCTTCCCATCATTCATTATGAAGAGCTGGCGCCCTATTCCGAACGATTAATGAACGGCGAGCAAAACCTTCTATGGCCGGAACCCATCACGTGGTTTGCCAAATCGTCAGGAACAACTGCTGCGAAAAGCAAGTTTATCCCGGTCAGTAAAGAATCTTTGGAAAACTGCCATTTCCGGGGTGGTAAAGATGTAATCTCCATATTCAACAAACTTTACCCGGAGGCACAAGTATTCAACGGAAAGACCTTAGCCCTAGGGGGAAGTAGCGAAATATCCAAGACGAACAACAATTGTCGCTACGGAGACTTGTCTGCCATACTGATTTCCAATACCCCGTTTTGGGCCAACATGATGAAGACTCCCGACCAATCGATCATGCTCATGAGTGAATGGGAAGAGAAGATCGAAAAGATATGCGACACCACCATCAAAGAAGATGTACGCAGTCTCGCGGGAGTACCCTCTTGGTTTCTCACGCTCATCAACCGGATTTTGGAGCGCACGGGCAAAAGCAACCTTCACGAAGTATGGCCCAACCTGGAACTGTTTATCCACGGGGGCATAAACTTCACCCCCTACCGGGAGCAATACAAACGCTTGTTGCCCGATCCGAAAATGAAATACATGGAGACCTACAATGCATCGGAAGGCTTTTTCGGGTTACAAGATGACCCCAACGACTC
Encoded proteins:
- a CDS encoding pyridoxal phosphate-dependent aminotransferase; the encoded protein is MKINKSGAALSRIVQIGETLKELSRKNGKEYLPLNRGVNQVVNIDLTEVVKSIDFNSPEIQVYPHGAGRPDLRVAINEEFFAGKSSPDNILITAGGMHALDLVAQTVNIGKLFLPSYYWGCYFKMLKIRSVESEGYDSQSDLLSMIDRLRGNAVLISDPSNPLGDKHDDEEQLNIIRVLNDAGVVIFYDCPYRRLFMDASDDYYTHLMNLDNVIITESFSKSVGLSGQRLGFIHTCNKELHDELEVRVMYNTNGINGFAQELVLRLLTTPEGKKAVTEFKERTTRDIALNIEYLRGRGLLAEEFYHGTTPRGIFVIVNRSEEELLKHYIGAVSLSFFTKTRQEYAKDYSRICVSVPHDKLMKYFETV
- a CDS encoding GH3 auxin-responsive promoter family protein translates to MPVINSIISMFSSKRLAQIDFFKENPIQVQRDTLVELLRRAAETEYGLKYDFNSILTAEQYRERLPIIHYEELAPYSERLMNGEQNLLWPEPITWFAKSSGTTAAKSKFIPVSKESLENCHFRGGKDVISIFNKLYPEAQVFNGKTLALGGSSEISKTNNNCRYGDLSAILISNTPFWANMMKTPDQSIMLMSEWEEKIEKICDTTIKEDVRSLAGVPSWFLTLINRILERTGKSNLHEVWPNLELFIHGGINFTPYREQYKRLLPDPKMKYMETYNASEGFFGLQDDPNDSSMLLMLDYGVYYEFVPISELAKPHPRALLLEEVETGVNYALVISTNGGLWRYMIGDTIMFTSTRPYKFKITGRTKLFINAFGEELIIDNAIEALKQTCEKTGATVTAFTAAPVFMDNGKKGAHEWIIEYGTPPADLENFADILDSELKKVNSDYEAKRYKDMSLQRLILHAARPNLFTDWLKEKGKLGGQNKVPQLWNDRTHIDELLKMNS
- a CDS encoding DUF3440 domain-containing protein, which gives rise to MKIKKSVYNVVQNRLERIFSDFDNVYVSFSGGKDSGVLLNLCIDYIRQHKLNRKLGVFHMDYEVQYNETIRYVDRTLADNADLLEVYRVCIPFKVSTCTSMYQRFWRPWDDNLRELWVRDMPQTCYRKEDFDFYTEQMWDYDFQVGFAEWYHRKKNARRTCCLIGIRTQESYHRWQAIHRDRNYHSYKHLKWTRKVTRNIFNAYPIYDWLTTDVWTANGKFQWDYNHLYDLYYQAGVPLERQRVASPFISQALSSLKLYRAIDPDTWGKMISRVNGVNFTGLYGGTSAMGWQAITLPKNMTWSDYFKFLLCTLPEEARENYLHKLSVSMEFWRNKGGCLAEETIAKLRQMGIPITVSESTNYKTDKKPVRMDYQDDIHIPEFKELPTFKRICICILKNDHACKYMGFSPLKAERERRAKVMQKYKSIIESYGRI
- a CDS encoding DUF4268 domain-containing protein; this translates as MFTKEEAKEMRVKFWDGFKRYCKRKHIYRKWVLTGVKIRSTQLKFYVDREKALVLFQIDHKNELRRFEVYECMLSYQTLFRAECGDDLKWEEEYWGVEGQEISAIYFELPGVNLYRVEDHERIYAFFAEKMPLLEDLYYEYKDLINERLKQDNN
- a CDS encoding ATP-binding protein: MNQALSFPRKMPIGIQSFEYIRQNDFMYVDKTEFVYRLATMGKPYFLSRPRRFGKSLLLSTMEAYFLGKRELFKGLAIEKLETEWNVHAVLHLDLNAEKYDSPDRLHDMLERQLLHWEEIYETGGKGITHSGRFMEVIRKAYEKTGRGVVVLIDEYDKPLLNSFHDETLQKAFRDTLTAFYSVLKSADPWLRLVFITGVTKFAQMGIFSNLNQLKDISLDPRYATLCGLTSEEIRANFTPELKSLAEANNLDGEACMERLTRMYDGYHFNYRDWVGVYNPFSILNVFDTTMFDNFWFASGTPTFLVEILKKTDFDLRELDGIEVSAASLTDDRTDINNPIPMIYQSGYLTIKKYDERFQIYTLGFPNEEVKYGFLNFVTPFYTPVKETDTSFYIGKFIHELESGDPNAFLARLRAFFAGISYELNDRTERYYQTIFYLVFKLMGQFSEAEIRSAKGRADAVVKTADYIYVFEFKLDGSAEQALAQIDDRGYLIPYTVDGRKLVKIGVNFDPKERNIGEWKTN
- a CDS encoding IbrB-like domain-containing protein gives rise to the protein MEEYKSPVYNVIAVPVDKVVANTYNPNVVAPPEMKLLELSIWEDGYTMPCVCYYIPEKDIYELVDGFHRYKVMKTSQRIFEREKGLLPVVVINKDISNRMASTIRHNRARGTHSIELMTEIVAELTKAGMSDSWIMRNIGMDKDELLRLKQISGLAELFADKEFSLTVDD
- a CDS encoding ribonuclease HII produces the protein MLTLKYYQDKIEAGCDEAGRGCLAGPVFAAAVILPEDFSNEMLNDSKQLSEKKREELRTIIERESLAWAVASVDNNEIDKINILNASIEGMHRALAQLRITPEHILIDGNRFKPYRNIEHHCIVKGDGKYMAIAAASILAKTHRDEYMKKLHDKYPVYDWISNKGYPTKKHRAGILLHGITPYHRQSFTLLDPQLKLDFDH